One stretch of Candidatus Thermoplasmatota archaeon DNA includes these proteins:
- the purM gene encoding phosphoribosylformylglycinamidine cyclo-ligase → MSMKKEKLTYAKAGVDILKHREAISAIGKELKFARKGIGKPLKIKHHFAGLVSFDRYALALCTDGVGTKTLIAEALKKYDTVGIDCVAMNVNDCICVGAEPLSFVDYLALRKPNEKIVAQIGKGLNKGAKLANISIIGGETAILPELIKGFDLAGTCLGFVEKTKIITGSNIKHGDVIIGLRSSGIHSNGLTLARKILKLNEISYSDKFPNSNKTWGEILLTPTRIYVKEIINVAKKFKIHGLAHITGGGIRKISRINSNVNFRLEEIFEPHPVFATLQELGNVENKEMYQTFNMGLGFCIIADKKAADNILAELKGVAEAKLIGRVHRGKGVSIPSLGLHYP, encoded by the coding sequence ATGAGCATGAAAAAAGAAAAGCTCACTTACGCAAAAGCAGGCGTTGATATCCTTAAGCATAGGGAAGCGATAAGCGCAATTGGAAAAGAGTTAAAGTTTGCTAGAAAAGGCATTGGCAAGCCTCTGAAAATCAAACATCATTTTGCGGGCCTTGTAAGTTTTGATAGGTATGCGCTTGCACTTTGTACCGATGGTGTAGGAACAAAAACTCTAATTGCAGAAGCTCTAAAAAAATACGATACCGTTGGCATAGATTGCGTCGCAATGAATGTAAACGATTGCATTTGCGTAGGAGCAGAGCCTTTGAGTTTTGTAGATTATTTAGCGCTTCGGAAGCCTAACGAAAAAATTGTTGCGCAGATAGGTAAAGGCTTAAACAAAGGCGCTAAACTTGCTAATATCTCAATTATTGGCGGTGAAACTGCAATACTGCCGGAGCTTATAAAAGGCTTCGATCTTGCAGGCACTTGCTTGGGCTTTGTAGAGAAAACTAAAATAATAACAGGAAGTAATATAAAACATGGTGATGTTATTATTGGTCTAAGAAGCTCTGGAATACATTCTAACGGCTTAACTCTTGCAAGAAAAATTCTAAAACTTAACGAAATCAGCTATAGCGATAAATTTCCTAATTCTAATAAAACATGGGGTGAAATACTACTCACACCTACTAGAATTTACGTTAAAGAAATTATCAATGTAGCCAAAAAATTTAAAATTCATGGACTTGCACATATTACAGGCGGTGGTATAAGAAAAATAAGCAGAATAAATAGTAATGTAAATTTTAGGCTAGAGGAGATTTTCGAGCCACATCCAGTCTTCGCTACGCTCCAAGAGCTTGGAAATGTAGAAAATAAAGAAATGTATCAGACTTTTAATATGGGACTTGGCTTTTGCATAATTGCAGATAAAAAAGCAGCAGATAACATTTTGGCTGAGCTTAAAGGCGTGGCTGAAGCTAAACTTATCGGTAGAGTTCACAGAGGAAAAGGTGTAAGTATACCGTCACTAGGACTACATTATCCGTAA
- a CDS encoding ATP/GTP-binding protein, which produces MLIIFGPAGSGKTLLVKEFGDWLSENYKVGRINLDPGAEWLGYKANFDLRNFFTVKEIMKEKNLGPNGAMIEAMRMMNENIDKVMSGIDEVVGDYILLDTPGQNEIWLFQELDRKIVKRLEKGIGIFLMDAELCKEPKNLLLNLLFSLMIKLRFGMPTINIFNKIDLLNENEIIQLKKNFENPIELVEQVKGKSSGMIVDVISNLSTVIGLRAERFIPISCLKKENFQLLQDIIYEVHCVCGDLT; this is translated from the coding sequence ATGCTGATAATATTCGGTCCTGCAGGTAGTGGAAAAACTTTGCTTGTAAAAGAGTTTGGAGATTGGCTTAGTGAAAACTACAAGGTAGGAAGGATAAATTTAGATCCTGGCGCTGAGTGGCTCGGCTACAAAGCTAATTTCGATTTAAGAAATTTTTTTACAGTTAAGGAAATAATGAAAGAGAAAAATCTAGGTCCTAACGGCGCTATGATAGAAGCTATGAGAATGATGAACGAAAATATTGATAAGGTAATGAGTGGCATTGATGAGGTGGTAGGCGATTATATATTACTTGATACTCCAGGCCAGAACGAGATATGGCTCTTTCAAGAATTAGATAGAAAAATTGTGAAAAGATTAGAAAAAGGGATAGGAATTTTTTTAATGGATGCAGAGCTATGCAAAGAGCCTAAGAATCTACTACTAAATCTTCTATTTTCTTTAATGATCAAGTTAAGGTTCGGCATGCCTACAATCAATATTTTCAATAAAATTGATCTTCTTAATGAAAATGAAATTATTCAATTGAAAAAAAATTTCGAAAATCCTATTGAGCTTGTTGAGCAAGTAAAAGGCAAATCATCAGGAATGATTGTAGATGTTATTAGTAACCTAAGCACTGTTATAGGGCTAAGAGCCGAGCGCTTCATACCTATTTCTTGTCTAAAAAAAGAGAATTTTCAGCTTTTGCAGGACATTATTTACGAGGTCCATTGTGTTTGCGGCGATTTGACCTAA
- a CDS encoding phosphopantetheine adenylyltransferase codes for MRVCLGGTFDPLHRGHKKLIEKAFELGDEVVIGLSSDEFVNKTKKCYRKYNLRKRSLERFLLNFRPKKFKIVKIDDRYGTAVTENFDAIVVSPETLPIAKQINKLRRSSGKKTLKIIKIPFVLAEDSLPITSTRIKSGIIDEDGRVLVRKNI; via the coding sequence ATGAGGGTCTGCCTTGGCGGAACTTTTGATCCTTTACATAGAGGTCATAAAAAGCTAATTGAGAAGGCGTTTGAGCTAGGCGATGAGGTTGTTATAGGCTTGAGCTCGGATGAATTTGTTAATAAGACCAAAAAATGCTATAGAAAATATAATTTGAGGAAACGCTCGCTCGAAAGATTTCTTTTGAACTTCAGGCCTAAGAAATTTAAAATCGTGAAGATAGATGATAGATATGGTACTGCAGTCACAGAAAATTTTGATGCGATAGTAGTTTCGCCTGAGACACTGCCTATAGCAAAGCAAATTAACAAGCTCAGAAGAAGCTCAGGAAAAAAAACTCTGAAAATAATAAAAATACCTTTCGTGCTCGCAGAAGATTCTTTGCCGATAACCTCTACAAGAATAAAATCTGGGATAATTGATGAAGATGGTAGAGTTTTAGTTCGTAAAAATATTTAA
- a CDS encoding hydroxyacid dehydrogenase, which translates to MKILVADEIAEKAIEKLKEEFEVIYSELSYEALLKEIVSYDALIVRSRTRVTKEVIQAGKNLKVIGRAGVGVDNIDVREASERKIIVVNAPTSSTISVAELTFAHMLALARNLTKADKTTKEGKWEKKSLMGLELDEKTLGLIGLGRIGSEVAKRARAFGMKCIAYDPYLTKEKVREMGVEPVTLDTLLRDSDFITIHAALTKETKYLIGAKELAKMKSSAFLINCARGSIVDEKALYKVLRDKKIAGCALDVFEVEPPKDSPLLKLDNVIFTPHLGASTKEAQEKAGTTVAEQVLKVLKREKPDFCVNPEVLNS; encoded by the coding sequence ATGAAAATTCTCGTTGCAGATGAAATAGCCGAAAAAGCAATTGAAAAACTGAAGGAGGAGTTCGAGGTTATTTACTCTGAGCTAAGCTATGAAGCGCTTCTGAAAGAAATAGTAAGCTACGATGCTTTAATTGTTCGTAGCAGAACGAGGGTAACAAAAGAAGTAATTCAAGCAGGTAAAAATTTGAAAGTAATAGGTAGAGCAGGCGTTGGAGTAGATAATATTGACGTTAGAGAAGCGAGCGAGCGTAAAATCATTGTCGTTAATGCACCTACAAGTAGCACGATATCAGTTGCTGAACTTACTTTTGCGCATATGTTAGCGCTTGCCAGAAATCTTACGAAAGCAGACAAGACAACAAAAGAAGGTAAATGGGAGAAGAAATCTCTGATGGGACTAGAGTTGGACGAAAAGACTTTAGGCCTTATAGGACTTGGTAGAATTGGCAGTGAGGTAGCAAAAAGGGCAAGGGCTTTTGGAATGAAATGCATAGCCTACGACCCTTATCTAACAAAGGAGAAAGTGCGAGAGATGGGGGTAGAACCTGTAACTCTTGATACCCTGCTTAGGGATTCTGATTTTATCACTATCCATGCAGCTTTGACTAAAGAAACAAAATATCTGATTGGCGCAAAAGAACTTGCAAAAATGAAGTCAAGCGCTTTTTTAATAAACTGTGCTCGTGGGAGTATTGTAGATGAAAAAGCGCTCTATAAAGTGCTGAGAGATAAAAAAATTGCAGGCTGCGCGTTAGATGTTTTTGAAGTTGAGCCTCCTAAAGACAGCCCTTTGCTAAAATTAGATAATGTGATTTTCACTCCCCATTTAGGAGCTAGTACAAAAGAAGCGCAGGAAAAGGCTGGTACCACTGTTGCAGAACAGGTATTGAAAGTTCTAAAAAGAGAGAAACCTGATTTTTGCGTTAACCCTGAGGTGTTAAATAGCTAA